GAACGCGGCCTTCAACGAATTGCTGCGCGATCCTGCAACGGCCAAGAAGCTCGTCGACCTCGGCTTCGTCCTGGTCGGTGGCAGCGCCGCCGATTACGGCAAGCGCCTCCTCGCCGAGACGGAAAAGTGGCGCAAGGTCATCAAGGAAGCGAACATCTCGCCGCCAGCTTGAAGGCCGAGCGAAGCTCGGCCGCCTCGCCCAAGTCGGTTACGACTTGGGCGATCCGCCCAGAAAGCAGAAGATGCTGCCCGTCTTGTTCGCGCAGATGTGGCTGCGTCCATCCGGCGCGAGTTCCTGCAGCACGACCTTGGGCGGCACCTGCACCCAGCGGCCGTCCAGCAGGGCGACCCAGGTGCCGTCGTCCTTCTGGTAGGCACGGGTCGGACGGCAATCGCCTTCGACGCCGTTGATCGTGCCGCTGCAGCACGACGCGTTGGAACCCGGCCGTTTCAGCTTCTGGTACCAGTCGTGATGCTCGGCATGGCCCTGGCCATGGGTGCCATCCTGCGCCACGGCAGGAGAAACGAACGCTGCTGCCAGCGCGACAATGAGCGACTGTCGTGGCATCGGGACCGCCACCTTTCGGACGTGCCGTCGTTCAGCCTGAACCGTTGCGCGGAGCGTACATCATCCTGAGCCCCGCCACGATGGGGATGAAGTCGGGATCGTCGGCCGACAGCATGCCGTGGCGCACGAAGAAGTCGATCAGCACGAGATTGCAGTTGTGCTTGAATTCGGCGGTGTCGCGCACCGTCTCGAACACGCGCTGGGCCGGCCACAGCTCGAACGAATGGACCTCGCCGTCATTGGCGCGCGGCGTGAAGTCGTGCGGCAGTTCGAGATCGAAGCAGGTCATCACGTCGGGCTTGAGCTGCTGGCCCGACTGGTTCCAGTAGCCGACGACGCTCACGGCCTTGGCCTGCTGCGCCAGCTCGGGCGGGATCGAGGCTTCCTCGCCGCACTCCTTCACGAGGTTCTCGTGCAGGCCGAGACCCGCGGGCTGGCCGCCCGCCACGGTGTTGTCGAGCTGGCCTGGAAAGGTCGGCTTCTCGTAGGAGCGGCGCGGCACCCAGATGTGCAGGCCGTCGGCGCGACGCACGAAGCCCGTCATGTGCGGGCCGCCGGCGCGCACGCCGAACCACGGCACGGCCGAACGCTCCATCGCCATCAGGAAGGGCGCGCCGTCCTGCGGCGCCACGGCGTAGCTCTCCTCGCGCCACAGGCCCTTGAAGTAGCCGCGCTCGCGCAGGGCCAGGAGAAAGGCGCGGACCTCGGCGGTGCGCGTCTGTGGCGTGTCGAGGCGCGGATCGAGATGCCAGGCTCCGTCGCGGCGCTCGAACAGGCCGCTGTCCTGCACCGCATCGGCGGCGAAGTCGCGATGGACGAAGCCTGCGCGATGAGGCCCCACGAACCACGGCTCGAACTGCGCGAGATCGGCGTTGTTGCAGCGGCGGATATGGTCGAGGAAGGACATGGGGCGGGGAGATAGCATAGAGTGCCGCCGATGACCGAAGACGAACTTCAGGCGCGGCTCGACGCCACGCTGCCCGCCGCCGACCTCCATGGAGTGTTCGTCGAGGAGTGCCAGGACCAGGACGTGCGCCTGCGCTTTTCACCGGCTGCGGGAGGCGAATGGACCATGGCGGCGCTGCTGTCGCTGGTCGACACGTCGCTGCGCGCCGCCGCGGGTCTGGACGCGCGCGTGTCGCATCTGAACGTCACGGTGCTGCGGCCGGCGCAGGCCGCCGACGTGATCGCACTTTCGCGCGTCCTGCGCCGCGACGGGCAAGCGTCCCATGCCGAGACCTGGCTCTTCAGCCACGCCGTCGTCGAGCCGATGCTGCACGCGACGGCGACGCTTCGCGACTGACGCGGCAGGACCGGATGCTGCGCTCGTCCTTCACCCTCGATTGCGTGCCGCCGTTCCTGACGGTGCGTTTCGACGAGCCGCAGCGCACGCTGGGATGGTCGCTGCTGCATCCGGGCTTTGCCGTGGCGCGCGACATCGTCTGGGTCGAGGTGCGCAATCGCGATCTCGGCCCCTCGGTCGATCCTCTGGCGTTCCTGGCGGCGCGACTGGCAGAGGCGGGGCGTCCCGATGCGCTGGCCTTCATGACCTCCCGCGACATAAGCCGCCATCACTGCGCGCGGCGTGAGGTCGAGGGCATTGCCGCGACCTGCGTGACGACGGTCGGCCTGGCCAATGCCGAGCGGGTAGGCGCCCGCAAGGCGCGCGCGCCTCATGCCGGTACGATCAACACTCTGGTCCATGTCTCCGTGCCGCTTACGGACGGCGCGCTGGTCGAGGGGCTGTCGATCGTGGCGGAGGCGCGCACGGCCGCCATCGTCGACTGGGGCCGAGCCGAGGCGGGTGCCGCCGTCACCGGCACCGGGACGGATTGCATCGTCGTCGCATCGCCGCAGGCGGGAACGCCGCACGCCTATGCCGGCCTCCATACCGCGGTGGGCGAGGCGATCGGCGGCGCGGTCTACGAAGCGACGCTCGAGGGCGCGGCGCAATGGCAGCGGGATTTCGCCGCTTTCATCGCGGCGGGCAACGTCGCCGTGCCGCGCTAGAAGAGGCTAGGCGGCTTCCTTCCAGGCGCCGTCCACCACCGACACCACGTCGCGCATGATTTGCGTGAGGTCGAAGTCCTTGGGCGTGTAGACGCGCGCGACGCCGGCGGCGATCAGGGCCTCGGCGTCGGCGGGCGGGATGATGCCGCCCACGACCACCGGCACGTCGCCAATGCCGGCTTCACGCATGCCCTTGAGCACGTCGCTCACCAGCGAGACATGGCCGCCGGACAGGATCGACAGGCCCACGACATGCACGCTCTCCTCGAGA
This DNA window, taken from Reyranella humidisoli, encodes the following:
- a CDS encoding adenosylcobinamide amidohydrolase; this translates as MLRSSFTLDCVPPFLTVRFDEPQRTLGWSLLHPGFAVARDIVWVEVRNRDLGPSVDPLAFLAARLAEAGRPDALAFMTSRDISRHHCARREVEGIAATCVTTVGLANAERVGARKARAPHAGTINTLVHVSVPLTDGALVEGLSIVAEARTAAIVDWGRAEAGAAVTGTGTDCIVVASPQAGTPHAYAGLHTAVGEAIGGAVYEATLEGAAQWQRDFAAFIAAGNVAVPR
- a CDS encoding DUF4743 domain-containing protein; translated protein: MLSPRPMSFLDHIRRCNNADLAQFEPWFVGPHRAGFVHRDFAADAVQDSGLFERRDGAWHLDPRLDTPQTRTAEVRAFLLALRERGYFKGLWREESYAVAPQDGAPFLMAMERSAVPWFGVRAGGPHMTGFVRRADGLHIWVPRRSYEKPTFPGQLDNTVAGGQPAGLGLHENLVKECGEEASIPPELAQQAKAVSVVGYWNQSGQQLKPDVMTCFDLELPHDFTPRANDGEVHSFELWPAQRVFETVRDTAEFKHNCNLVLIDFFVRHGMLSADDPDFIPIVAGLRMMYAPRNGSG